The Antarcticibacterium sp. 1MA-6-2 genome has a window encoding:
- a CDS encoding small multi-drug export protein: protein MITEVIMAMLWSVSPFGEAKVGIPYAIFNNINIYVAFLVCFLANVLIFPIMSVFLDYINRYFLKWRFYKKSAIYVARKAKIGAGKNVQKYGFWGLLIFVMLPIPGTGVYAGSIAAYLFGIERKRAFLANTIGIFLSCLVVWIITILTFNGMS from the coding sequence ATAATGGCCATGTTGTGGAGCGTCTCACCTTTTGGAGAAGCCAAGGTAGGAATTCCTTATGCCATTTTTAATAACATAAATATTTATGTGGCTTTCCTGGTTTGTTTCCTGGCGAATGTGCTCATTTTTCCTATTATGAGTGTATTTCTGGATTACATAAACAGGTATTTTCTAAAGTGGAGATTCTATAAAAAATCTGCAATCTACGTTGCAAGAAAAGCCAAAATTGGTGCAGGCAAAAATGTTCAAAAATATGGATTTTGGGGCTTGCTCATATTTGTAATGTTACCCATCCCCGGAACAGGTGTTTATGCAGGTTCTATTGCGGCTTATCTCTTTGGAATTGAAAGAAAAAGAGCTTTTTTAGCTAATACGATTGGCATTTTTTTGTCCTGTTTAGTTGTATGGATTATAACCATTCTCACATTTAACGGTATGAGCTAA
- a CDS encoding serine hydrolase, protein MVKYYKFLIAAFLLLVVFLGYINYPKLNIITGFAAKNACSCIFEAGRDLELVETTDNNFDPVSYATNKVNYQHKTVTSTIIGLKERKAVYNKGIGCILLPEEKTEEEISIPRPARQFHPKSLPYPYGNLDPVDSTFANINYIMLEQAINNAFDPNEEDIKRTRAVVVLYKGHLIAEKYGPGINSDTKLLGWSMTKSITSAILGILEKQGKISLYQDELFESWSKDERSAITLDNLLQMNSGLEWEEDYSTISDVTRMLFQEENMAGVQLSKPLTGIRGVTWNYSSGTTNLLSAFIRNQFKTHQEYLDFWYKELIDKISMHSMTLEPDLAGNYVCSSYSWATARDWAKFGLLYLNKGSWHGEQLFKESWVDYTTRPANGSKGKYGAHFWLNAGGKYPNIPTDLYSCNGFQGQHVFIIPSKDLVVVRFGLAEHPQFNVDTFLYEILETIE, encoded by the coding sequence ATGGTAAAATATTATAAGTTTTTAATTGCTGCCTTTTTACTACTGGTGGTTTTTTTGGGATATATAAATTATCCAAAATTAAATATTATAACGGGGTTTGCCGCTAAAAACGCCTGTTCCTGCATCTTTGAAGCGGGAAGAGATCTGGAATTGGTGGAGACAACAGATAATAATTTTGACCCTGTTAGTTATGCAACTAATAAAGTTAATTACCAACATAAAACAGTAACTTCAACTATTATAGGTCTAAAGGAGAGAAAGGCGGTATATAATAAAGGAATCGGCTGTATTCTGTTACCGGAAGAAAAAACAGAAGAGGAAATAAGTATTCCCAGGCCTGCCCGCCAATTCCATCCAAAAAGCCTTCCCTATCCTTATGGGAACTTAGATCCAGTCGATTCTACTTTTGCTAATATTAATTACATTATGCTGGAACAGGCGATAAATAATGCCTTTGATCCAAATGAGGAGGATATAAAACGTACCCGGGCGGTAGTCGTACTTTACAAGGGCCATTTAATAGCTGAAAAATATGGACCCGGAATAAACAGTGATACAAAACTTTTAGGATGGTCTATGACGAAAAGTATTACTAGTGCAATTCTGGGGATACTTGAGAAGCAGGGGAAAATTTCACTATACCAGGACGAGCTGTTTGAATCCTGGAGCAAAGATGAACGCTCTGCCATTACTTTGGACAATCTTCTACAAATGAATAGTGGTCTGGAATGGGAGGAGGATTACAGTACAATTTCAGATGTTACAAGGATGCTTTTTCAGGAGGAAAATATGGCCGGGGTACAATTATCAAAACCTTTGACAGGAATACGCGGAGTCACCTGGAATTACTCATCAGGAACAACGAATTTATTATCGGCCTTTATTCGCAATCAATTTAAAACTCATCAGGAGTATTTGGATTTTTGGTATAAAGAATTGATAGACAAAATTAGTATGCACTCTATGACTCTAGAACCAGATTTGGCAGGGAATTATGTATGCTCTTCCTATTCCTGGGCTACAGCACGAGATTGGGCTAAATTTGGGCTGTTGTATCTAAATAAAGGATCCTGGCATGGGGAGCAGTTATTTAAAGAATCCTGGGTAGACTATACCACCCGTCCCGCGAACGGTTCTAAGGGAAAATATGGGGCCCACTTTTGGCTAAATGCAGGAGGCAAATATCCCAACATTCCCACTGACTTATATTCCTGTAATGGTTTCCAGGGGCAGCACGTATTTATTATTCCATCTAAAGATTTAGTCGTTGTTCGATTTGGTCTCGCAGAACATCCCCAATTCAATGTTGATACTTTTCTTTATGAAATATTAGAGACAATAGAATAG